The nucleotide window CATCACCATGAGCCGGCAGATCGACGAAATCCTCGGCGGCGCCATGCGCCCGGCGGAACAGGGCGGCTACCTGGCCCTGGAACCGGGCGTGGCCCAACAGGTCATCCAGGCCATCAACCGGTCCACCGAGGACGCCATGGTGGCCGACGGCCAGCCGATCCTGCTGGTCGCACCCCAGATTCGTTCGCAGCTCGCACAGTTGCTGAACCGGTTCATTCCGACCCTGCCGGTCATATCGCAGGCGGAGATTCCCACTGATGTCAAAATCCAGTCAGCCGCAACCGTTGAACTTTAGGATCACATTATGAGAATGAAGACGTTCAAGGCCGCCACCTCCACCGCCGCTTTCGCCAAGGTCAAGGCCGAACTTGGCGAGGAAGCCGTCATCCTGTCCAACAAGACCATCAGCGACAACGGCTCCAAGTGCTGTGAAATCGTGGCCGCCGTGGAAAATTCCCCGATCCGCCCGGCAACGACCCGGGATGCGGTGGTGGACGACGCCCTCGGCGATGCGGTGGGATGGCAGCGGGAATGGAGCCAGATCAAGGGGCACATAATGGCCCTGATGAAGCCCCAGATGGACCCGCGGCACCTCTCCCCCAAACAGAAGATCGCCATGGACTACCTGGAACGGGAAGACGTGGATGAAACGGTCCTGGCCAGGGTTTACTGCGGCCTCAGGGAGAACGGCAACGACTCCATCATGAAGGTCCTGGACCCCATGCTCAAGGCGGCTCCCTTCAAGCCTGCCAACTGGTCCAACACTTTTCACGCCTTTGCCGGCCCGGGCGGCGCAGGCAAGACTTCCAGCCTCGTCCGGCTGGCCCTGAAGATCAAAAAGGAAAATCCCAAAACCCGCATCTGCCTGGCCACGGCCGACGGCGGAAGGGGCAAGGGGCGGCTGGTCCTCAAGCACTACGCGGAACTCAGCGGCCTGGCTTTTCGGGAGATCATAACCCGGGACGACCTCTCCCTGCTGCGCGAAGAAGAGAAGAATTTCGACATGGTCCTCATCGACCTGCCCGGTCTGCCTGCCAAGACGTCCCTTGAAGAATGGCTTACCCTGTACGGCATGCGGGCCATGGACGACCTGTCCATTCACCTCGTGCTGAACCCCTACTACAGCACCGCCCAATTCAACCGCTTTGTCGAGAAATATAAAAGTGAACAACTTGCAAGCGTTATCTGGACGAAACTCGACGAAGCCTGTACATTTGGCTCAGTATTGAACATGGCCTTCGCCAGCGGGCTGCCGGTCTCCGCCCTTTCGTACGGAACCGGACTGAAAAACAGCATCATCGAGGCATCCGAAGAGATGGTCTGGCGGCTGCTGTTCAAGCGAACCCTGCCCAATGGCGAAATTCAACCCTAAGGAGCGAGAACCTGCCATGAGTTCCCAACTGCCACAGGTTCTTTCCGTCACTTCCGGCAAGGGCGGCGTCGGCAAGACCAACATGTCCGTCAACCTCGCCTACTGCCTGAGCGCGGCGGGCAAAAACGTCGTTCTCCTGGACGCGGACCTCGGACTGGCAAACGTCGACGTCATCCTCGGACTGGCTCCCGAACTGAATCTCTTTCACCTGTTCCACGAGGACATGACACTCGACAAGATCCTGTTCGACACCCCGTACGGATTCCGCATCCTTCCGGCCTCCTCGGGCGTCAGCGACATGGTCAGCCTGGACAAGGGCCAGAAGATCGACCTTCTGGATGCCATGGACTCGCTGGAAGACACCGTGGACTACCTCATCGTGGACACGGGCGCGGGCATCAACGACAACGTGCTCTATTTCAATCTGGCTGTTCAGGAACGGCTTCTGGTCATCACACCGGAACCCACCTCCCTGACCGACGCTTATGCCTTGATCAAGGTACTCAAGCTCCAGCACGGCGTGGAAAAATTCCGCGTGCTGGTCAACATGGTCAAGGACGGCAAGACGGCCAAGGACGTTTACATCAAGCTGTTGAACGCCTGCGACCACTTTCTCGACGGCATTTCGCTGGACCTGGTGGGCTTCATCCCCTTTGACCAGAACGTCCGCAACTCGGTCATCGCGCAGACGCCGTTCTGCCACAAATTTCCCAAGACCCCGGCTAGTGTCGCCGTCCGCCAGACGGCCCAGAAGATCAACGCATGGCAGGTAACGCCCAATACCGATGGTAATATTAAGTTCTTCTGGAAGAAGCTCCTCTTCCGGGAAAAGTCCGTGGCTTGAGCTGGAAAAAGGCGTCAAGAGCTGGGACGAATTCTCTCCGAGGGATCGGGAGGACATCGTCCGCTTCTACGCGCCCAAAATCCGGATTCTTGCCCTGCGCCTCAAGGCGAAACTGCCGCAAAGCGTTGAGCTCAATGAACTGATCAGCGCGGGAAGCCTGGGGCTGCTCGACGCCCTGGGCAAGTTCAACCCCGAACTGGGCATCAAGTTCGACACGTACTCGGAAAACCGCATCAAGGGGGCCATGCTCGACGAGTTGCGGCGAATGGACTGGTTTTCCAGGGGACTGCGGCAAAAGGTCAAGGTACTGGAAGACGCCATGCGCCAGATCGAGCACGAAACCGGCGCACCGGCGACCCCCATGCAGCTCCAGGACCACACCGGCATGAGCGAAAAAGAGGTGCAGCAGGGGCTGGAAGCTCTGAACAACCAGGTCTGCCTGAGCCTCGACAATTTCCAGGAAAACCTCATCGGAAAGAAGCACGCCACGGAGGATGAACCCTTCCAGTCTGCGGCCTTCCAGGAAATCGTCGATAAAGTAGCCAATCTCATTGAAGAATTGACGCCAAGGGAAAAATTGGTCATATCTCTATATTATGGTGAGGAGCTGAACATGAAGGAAACCGCCGAGGTCATGGACATAACCGAAGGCCGCGTTTCCCAGCTTCACTCACAGGCATTGAAAAAATTGAGGAAGACATTCAGGGATCGGTACGACAACGAGTAACCCTGCACGAAAGGAGACATTTAATGGCTTACGATACCAGCATGCGCGTCCTTGTGGTTGATGACTTCTCCACCATGCGCAAGATCGTCAAAAACATTCTGCGCCAGCTTGGCTTCACCAATATTGTGGAGGCTGACGACGGCTCCACAGCCTGGGAAGTCCTGAACAAGGACAACATCGACTTCATCGTATCCGACTGGAACATGCCCAACATGTCCGGCATCGAACTCCTGCGCAAGGTTCGCGGCAGTGAAGAATACGCGGACATCCCCTTCCTGATGGTCACTGCCGAAGCGCAGCAGGAGAACATCATCGAAGCCGTCCAGGCGAAGGTGTCCAACTACATCGTCAAACCGTTCACTCCTGAAACCCTGGGCCAGAAGATCGACAAAATCTTCGCCTAACGCCCACCAACTGCCGGTAGGCGTATATTATGGTCTTGCTTGTCCCGGATGGTGACGACGTCACGGAAACGGCTTCCTCCGTTCCCGAGCAGCCCAAGGCACAGCTCGACGACAGTGAAGCAAGCAAGGCCACGCAAAAAGTCGACCTCGACCTCGATGACGCTCCTTTCCTCGAGGACGAAGAAGACGAAGAGGAGATCGCCGAAGTAGAAGACGAGACTCCCATGCGCGACGACGAGGACGACGAGGGGCCGGACTCACCCGGCCTCGCCGCCCTCCTCAAGAACAAATTCGTTCTCATCGGCGCGGGCGTCATTCTCATTCTCCTGGTCGTCATCGTCATCCTGCTCCTGCGGGAGCCGGAAGCGCCACCTCCCCCGCCACCACCTCCGCCCGCAGAAGAAAAGCAGCCTGATGCTGCCCCGGTAGTGGAAGAAACGCCTGAGATTCTCATTCGACTCGACCCATTCCTCATCGAACAGATGGACGAGGACGGCAAGATCCGATTCCTGGAGGTCCGAATCCTCCTGTCCACGGAAGAAGAGGGATTGGCCAAGCAGTTCAAGCAGGAAACCTATACCGTGCGCAACGCCCTGTTCTACTACCTCAAGAATAAGGATTTGCAGTTTTTGTCCGATAAGGAAAACAGTGACAAGCTGAAACAGGAGTTGCTGGCCATCGTCAACCAGTACATGGGATTCGGCCAGTTCAACACCCTGATGTTCGATCGATATCTTGTGAGGTAAACCATGAGCTCGACTCCGCTGGACCTGCCGGTCCTCATATCGCAACTGCCGTTCGTGCAGAAGATCGCCCATGCGGAGACGGCCAAGCCCGAAATCCGGCAGCAGCTTTTCAATCCCATGGTCCAGGAACAGGTCCAGAAACGCGAGGGCACCGTCCAGCAGGTGGCCAAGAAGACCGCCACCGATCCTGTGGACCGTGACGGCGGCAACAACGAAAAGCAGCAGGCCTCCAGCGAGCGCAAGCAGAAAGAGGAAGAAGAGGAAAGCCCGGACACCGGCGCCTCCAACGCCTCGCCCTGGGCCGGCAACATCGTCAACGTCAAAATCTGAATCCATCCGCAAGGAACGCCATGTCCGATCTGCTCATCATTCTCTTCTCCGTCAGCGAAGTCGTCCTGCTCGTCGTGGTCATCCTCTTCTTCCTCCGATTGAAAAAATCGGAGACCTTGCTCTCAGGGCTCCAGGCCAACCAGGATGAATTCATCAAGCGCCTCCAGTTCAACACCCAACTCGAAAACGAATTGGTCGCCACCTTCGAGCAACGCCAACAGGAACTCGTGGCCCTCAATAATCAACTTGAGAAAAAGGCCGCCGAAATGAGAAAATTGATCGATCTGGCCAATGAATACTGCAAGTCGCCGCAGTTCATGCGTGAAATCATCATCCAGGGCCACCGCGCCGGGAAAACTCCCGCCCAGATGGCCAAATCCTCCGGCCTGAGCCTGGAAGAGATCGAACTGATCATCGACCAGTCCTGACGGAAACCCCATGCGCATACGTGGATCGGGCAAGGACACCAGCGGCTTCGGCGGAAGCGGGAGCCGATCCGACTCGTTCAGAAGAAAGCACCATCTCAAGAAGAAGGTCCGTGGCGTACTCCTCAAGAACGTGGAGGACAACATGGCCTGGGTGGAAATCGACGGCGACCGGCTTCTGGCGCAACTGGAGGTCATCCATCCCGAAGGCACGCGGCTGACCTTCGTCATCGAGCAGCTGTCGCCCAACATCGTCCTCAAGGAGTTGAAGGGAGGCGGTCGGCAAGGCGGCGGCGGAGTCCTCGACCGGGCAAACGCCTTTGACTCGGCCCGCGCCCTGTTCGAGGCCCGGTTCATCTCCTTTATCCAGGACCCGGACACTCCCCGCCCATGCATCACTTCAGGCGATTTTTTCACCATTCTGGCCGGATCACGGGAACTGCTGGCACGCTATGCCGACGCCGTTCGGTGCGCCGACGGCCTGACCGAAAGCCTGGATGACGGTCGGGGACGATTTCTGTACCAACCATGGCTCGCACCCGGAAGCCGCCGCCAGGTGACCTTTGTCCGCAAGACCCCCGAGGGGCTGACCGAGGCCGTCGTTGAGTTCGACCATCCGAGCATGGGCCTGGTACGCGCGGAATTTTTACACAAGAACGACCGGGTGGCGTGCAAGCTCAAGATGCAGCACATGGCCCACGCCGAACCGCTGACCCGATACCTCGC belongs to Pseudodesulfovibrio portus and includes:
- a CDS encoding flagellar biosynthesis protein FlhF; this translates as MRMKTFKAATSTAAFAKVKAELGEEAVILSNKTISDNGSKCCEIVAAVENSPIRPATTRDAVVDDALGDAVGWQREWSQIKGHIMALMKPQMDPRHLSPKQKIAMDYLEREDVDETVLARVYCGLRENGNDSIMKVLDPMLKAAPFKPANWSNTFHAFAGPGGAGKTSSLVRLALKIKKENPKTRICLATADGGRGKGRLVLKHYAELSGLAFREIITRDDLSLLREEEKNFDMVLIDLPGLPAKTSLEEWLTLYGMRAMDDLSIHLVLNPYYSTAQFNRFVEKYKSEQLASVIWTKLDEACTFGSVLNMAFASGLPVSALSYGTGLKNSIIEASEEMVWRLLFKRTLPNGEIQP
- a CDS encoding MinD/ParA family protein yields the protein MSSQLPQVLSVTSGKGGVGKTNMSVNLAYCLSAAGKNVVLLDADLGLANVDVILGLAPELNLFHLFHEDMTLDKILFDTPYGFRILPASSGVSDMVSLDKGQKIDLLDAMDSLEDTVDYLIVDTGAGINDNVLYFNLAVQERLLVITPEPTSLTDAYALIKVLKLQHGVEKFRVLVNMVKDGKTAKDVYIKLLNACDHFLDGISLDLVGFIPFDQNVRNSVIAQTPFCHKFPKTPASVAVRQTAQKINAWQVTPNTDGNIKFFWKKLLFREKSVA
- a CDS encoding FliA/WhiG family RNA polymerase sigma factor produces the protein MVILSSSGRSSSSGKSPWLELEKGVKSWDEFSPRDREDIVRFYAPKIRILALRLKAKLPQSVELNELISAGSLGLLDALGKFNPELGIKFDTYSENRIKGAMLDELRRMDWFSRGLRQKVKVLEDAMRQIEHETGAPATPMQLQDHTGMSEKEVQQGLEALNNQVCLSLDNFQENLIGKKHATEDEPFQSAAFQEIVDKVANLIEELTPREKLVISLYYGEELNMKETAEVMDITEGRVSQLHSQALKKLRKTFRDRYDNE
- a CDS encoding chemotaxis response regulator CheY; protein product: MAYDTSMRVLVVDDFSTMRKIVKNILRQLGFTNIVEADDGSTAWEVLNKDNIDFIVSDWNMPNMSGIELLRKVRGSEEYADIPFLMVTAEAQQENIIEAVQAKVSNYIVKPFTPETLGQKIDKIFA
- a CDS encoding flagellar basal body-associated FliL family protein; amino-acid sequence: MVLLVPDGDDVTETASSVPEQPKAQLDDSEASKATQKVDLDLDDAPFLEDEEDEEEIAEVEDETPMRDDEDDEGPDSPGLAALLKNKFVLIGAGVILILLVVIVILLLREPEAPPPPPPPPPAEEKQPDAAPVVEETPEILIRLDPFLIEQMDEDGKIRFLEVRILLSTEEEGLAKQFKQETYTVRNALFYYLKNKDLQFLSDKENSDKLKQELLAIVNQYMGFGQFNTLMFDRYLVR